In Candidatus Nomurabacteria bacterium, a genomic segment contains:
- a CDS encoding AAA family ATPase, protein MKKKTPKRAQKNANWSFPHFIGNEQVCQYLQNVQQSGSLHHAYLFTGPAQVGKTTLAQIFAHHILNDMEATLPWPIVSSTELSSHTDFVGFSAAEFSGVEDVRKIVQAAQQSPLRAKHRVVLMSDIDALSESAMNALLKAFEDAPPKTLFLCTSSHPQLLLSTLRSRCQQIPLQGSKDAQLEEHLLEHFSEKKRTRDIVALAEGRPGLLTDWVNDSEALDAAEQLLENIRQLRTQSLHEKHQFVTTLFKGVKEFSEKQEIAARFLHYLVLDEKNRLFQKDQTGQKLQAHRVKHVRKALQGQKLLRQNTQAALLLEDLLLTYV, encoded by the coding sequence ATGAAGAAAAAAACTCCTAAGCGGGCGCAAAAAAACGCCAACTGGTCATTCCCGCACTTTATAGGGAACGAGCAGGTTTGTCAGTATTTGCAAAATGTCCAGCAGTCAGGCTCCTTACATCACGCCTACCTTTTTACCGGACCCGCTCAAGTAGGCAAAACCACGCTAGCTCAAATCTTTGCCCATCATATCCTTAACGATATGGAGGCTACGCTACCATGGCCAATCGTAAGCTCAACAGAATTAAGTTCCCACACTGACTTTGTTGGATTTTCTGCTGCTGAGTTTTCAGGTGTTGAAGATGTACGAAAAATAGTGCAAGCAGCACAACAAAGTCCCTTACGAGCAAAACACCGTGTTGTACTCATGAGTGATATAGATGCACTTTCTGAATCGGCTATGAATGCATTACTCAAGGCATTTGAGGATGCGCCGCCAAAAACACTTTTTCTCTGCACTAGCTCACACCCACAGCTCCTCCTTAGCACGCTTCGATCTCGCTGTCAGCAAATTCCTTTGCAGGGAAGTAAAGATGCTCAACTTGAAGAACATTTACTTGAACATTTCTCTGAGAAGAAGCGCACGCGTGATATTGTCGCTTTAGCAGAAGGTCGTCCTGGACTACTTACCGACTGGGTAAATGACAGTGAGGCACTAGATGCAGCTGAACAACTGCTCGAGAATATTCGCCAACTACGCACTCAGTCGCTTCATGAAAAACACCAATTTGTTACGACTCTTTTCAAGGGCGTGAAAGAATTCTCTGAAAAGCAAGAGATTGCTGCACGATTTCTCCACTATCTCGTACTCGACGAAAAAAATCGACTCTTTCAAAAAGACCAGACTGGACAAAAACTTCAGGCACATCGAGTGAAACATGTGCGCAAAGCGCTTCAGGGTCAAAAACTATTACGACAAAACACTCAAGCAGCACTTTTACTCGAGGATTTACTTCTCACCTATGTCTAA
- a CDS encoding glycosyltransferase family 4 protein: MRIGIDASRANTLHRTGTEWYSFFVIKELLEQDTKNSYVLYVKEPLVADMHYLAEKAEIRVLKWPPKFLWNLFRLSWEMFWNKPEILFVPAHTIPFIHPKKLITTIHDVGFERFPELYAQHPIGPKRGVLRYLFSFFVRLFSLGRYGNNELDYHRFSVRMALQHGGEILTVSNFSRDEICHFFPFPKERIRVIHNGLHPDYAKTYSEEEIAQTRHTYALPESYVFFIGRWEKKKNIDGLLRGFAQFQKENKDQHLVLIGKPGTGFDEAWAALDEETRKQIFLLERVHEEVPQIMAGARMLLFPSKYEGFGLPVLEAMALGVPVICSKFASLPEVAGNAAYYLRDDTPESIAQALKDVNGSSELREQLREKGFQQVKGFSWQKTGQQIRDLIEQM; this comes from the coding sequence ATGCGAATCGGTATTGATGCATCTCGCGCCAATACGCTCCACCGTACCGGCACAGAATGGTACTCGTTTTTTGTTATCAAGGAGTTACTTGAGCAAGATACAAAAAATAGCTACGTACTGTATGTGAAGGAGCCCCTAGTTGCTGATATGCACTATCTGGCTGAAAAAGCTGAGATACGAGTGCTAAAATGGCCGCCAAAATTTCTTTGGAATCTCTTCCGGCTATCTTGGGAAATGTTTTGGAATAAACCTGAGATACTTTTTGTACCTGCTCATACAATTCCGTTTATCCATCCCAAAAAACTTATCACGACTATTCATGACGTGGGATTTGAACGCTTTCCAGAACTTTATGCGCAGCATCCCATTGGGCCAAAAAGAGGAGTATTGCGCTACCTCTTTAGTTTTTTTGTGCGACTTTTCTCACTAGGACGCTACGGAAACAACGAGCTAGATTATCACCGCTTTAGTGTCCGCATGGCGTTACAACATGGAGGCGAGATCCTGACCGTTTCGAATTTCTCCCGCGATGAAATTTGCCACTTTTTTCCTTTTCCTAAAGAGCGCATTCGGGTTATTCATAATGGCTTACACCCTGATTACGCAAAGACTTATTCAGAAGAAGAGATTGCGCAAACGCGTCACACATATGCGCTTCCTGAATCATATGTATTTTTTATTGGGCGTTGGGAAAAGAAAAAAAACATAGATGGACTTTTGCGCGGTTTTGCACAATTTCAAAAAGAAAACAAAGATCAGCATCTTGTCTTGATTGGCAAGCCGGGTACGGGCTTTGACGAAGCCTGGGCTGCACTTGATGAAGAAACGCGGAAACAAATCTTTTTACTTGAGCGAGTACACGAGGAAGTTCCGCAAATTATGGCTGGAGCCCGCATGCTCCTTTTCCCAAGTAAATACGAAGGCTTTGGATTACCGGTTTTAGAGGCCATGGCGCTCGGCGTGCCAGTGATATGCTCAAAATTTGCGTCTTTGCCTGAAGTGGCTGGCAATGCAGCTTACTATTTGAGAGATGATACACCAGAGAGCATCGCCCAGGCACTAAAGGATGTGAATGGTTCAAGCGAGCTGCGCGAACAATTGCGTGAAAAGGGGTTCCAACAAGTAAAAGGCTTTAGCTGGCAAAAAACAGGTCAACAAATACGAGACCTAATTGAGCAAATGTAG